GATACCCTCACTCATACAAATGATAGTGGCTATAACTCAGAATATTATAAGGTGTTTTTAACAAACATTTTTAATGATGAAAAAAAAAAGAATCTATGTGGAGCGCGAAGATTACAGAGCGATTAAAGAAAAAGACTTGATAAAGATTATATATTTTGACAAAGTGAATATAACCTTTGAAGCATTTCATAATGATAAAAAAATGGGGAAAATAAGTTTCTTTTAACCCGATCGCGCTGATTTGTAATCCTTGCTCGTAAATTATATCATAACAGATTTAAAAATAGGAATTTATAATAAAAATAAATTTATCCATAAAAAAACCAGTGAATTAACTTCACTGGTTTTTTAAAATCTAAAGTTACGGATCATACTAATTTTGGAGCTCTATATTCGACTAAACCATTGGTTTTCAAAACAAAAAACACTAAGCAATTGTTGGTTAAATTTCGATTTCATTCCCCATTAACGGAACATTGCATTTAGAATGATATTGATTCTGAATTTTAATTCTCAGTTCATCTGCAGGCAGGTTTTCACCCCCGCTCTACGAAGTATTCTTCTTTACGTTGCGCAATCCCGAAAGCCTTCGGGACTGACTTTGCGCCATTTTAAACAAGTGCTACTTATAATTTTATAATCAGTCTGTTTTTGTATATATAATTTCACCTTTTCTAACCGTATATTTTACATCCGACAAAGTTCTGATGTCTAGTTCTGGATTTCTCTTAAAAACCACCATATCCGCGGTCATGCCAACAGCAAGTCTGCCATATTGCTTTGAAAAACCATATTTTTCTGAGGGTGTTGTAGTAAGCATTGCCAGAATTTGTCGGAAATTAAGTCGTGCCTTTTGCAAATAAACATACTCATCTGTTGGATCAAAATCATCCATGAAACCAATGTCTGTTCCAAATAAAAGATTCCCTCCTGCTTCGTTAAAATCTTTTACTTGTCTGATAGCGATAGAAACAAAATCTTCAATTTGCTGTGGAGATTGATTATTATTGAGTAAACTCCATTTCCAAAGTTTTAATGTTGGAATCAGATATAAATTCTTTTTAACCATTTGTTGAATCATTTGATTATCCCAAGGCAGGCCGCCGTCAGGAGTGGTATGTGCCAGTATATCGATACCGGATTCTAATGAAACTAAAATCCCGTCATTTACCGAAGGATGTGCAAAGACAAGTTTGCCTTTTTTATGGGCAGTATTGATAACTGCTTTCGCAATTTCTACAGGCATCATCTTTTCGGCCTTACCAGGTCCCATAGGAGATCCCGCAAATATTTTTATTCCATCTAAACCATCGGCGATATTTTGGTTTACGATTTTTGCAGCGATATCTATAGAAGTCAGTTCTGGCAATTTTATATTCATTGCTTTTACATAGAAAGGAGTGCCATCCTCAGCCGTAAGTGGAAGGCCGGTAGTTAGAATGAGAGGACCTGAGATGGAACCACTGTTAATTCGTTGTCTTATGTTATTTGTATTCTCTGGAAATGAACCTATATCGAAGGCATAGGTAAACCCATATTTGATTAAAAATTGTTCAAGGTAGGCAGATAATTCACTATTACTTAAACTTGGCGCATTGGCAATTTTTGGATCGGTAAAATGGACGTGACTATTCCAGAATCCCGCTGTAATTGTTAAACCCTTGCAATCAATTAATTTAGCGTTATCTGGTAGTTTTACCTTGTTCTTTTTACCGACTGCAATTATTTTATCATTCTCAATAACTACGATTCCTTCAAGAATTGCCGGATCGGTTGGCGAAACATATATAGTGGCATTGATGAACGCCAAAGCATTTTTAGTTTGTTTGGTTTCTTGTCCATTAACAACACTACAGTGTAAACTCAAGACAATAAAAAACGTCAGGAAAGTGCGAACGATATTATTCATATATAGTGAATTAGTTAGTTTTGATTCTGGTGAAATGTAAATAATTAGTATCAAAGACTACAAATTTTGCTGATTGTTACAATTATTTCAATTTTTGAAAGCACATAACTACACCCTTTCGATTTTACAAATAAAACAAGAAGCTTCTGAATTTCTTGCGTGAAGATATTCAACATCGCTTTTTGTTTCAAAGATTTCTGCACTTACAAACTCTTTAGACAACGGAACAATTTTAAATTTTTTCATATTTTTTATATTTTAAATCAAAACAAACTTATATGCTGTTCTTCTTATTAAAAACCCGTTTCTTGCTAATTTTTGTATTGGTAAAATAAGATGGTAAAACGACACAAAACATGCTACTAAACAAAACATTAAAAAGCTATAAATAAACATTATAGCCATTTTCTGTTTCCCCATCATACTTGTTTGTATAGTACAGGACGTGAAAGTGCTATAAGCAATAATATTTCTATTATCATCATCAAAATTGGTCTATGCCACGAAACTGTTATCCAAAGACTTGTCTGCTGTTGAAAGTCAATATTGTCTGTCATATTTTTAAATAGTTCTAATTTTTTTGCAAAGAATATACTTATTACTGTGATATACATATAGCAGATGAATGCTGATAGAACTAATTTTTTTCGAGTTGGGATTTTCCAATTAAAAATTAATGATGACACCATTGTAAGTAAGATCAAAAGATGAACGGGTATCCAAAATTTTATGGCTTGTCCCAAGTTGTTATTACTTTTGGTTATCATTGTTGACGGGCTTTTTAGCATTTCCGGAATGCCAAATAAATGTTCGTAAAGCCCTGCTGATGCACTTATACTTAAAAAGATAATACAGGCAATTAAAATCGGGTTTGTCAATTTCGTTTTCATACTATTTTATGTTTGATAATGTATTGATTAAAGATTTTACTATTGCTTTTTGCCCCTCAATAGTAAGGTGTATACCATCATACTGAACGAATTCAGGATTTACAGGATTTCCAAATTCTTCTGTTAAATCAATTACAGGTTCTGGTTGGCCTTTCAAATATTTACTAATTTCATTTAAATCTGAATTTTTCACACTCAATTGTTGCGTTTTGAATGGCTGAAAATTTTCTGCTTTTTTCTCGTCAATGGATGCTGGTGTAAGCCAAACAATATTTGCTTTTGTGTCTTTATTAATTATTTCTTTTATAGCATTTAGGTTTGCAATCGTCTCTGTTAAAGAAACAGATGTTTTTTGGTTCCCATAACGCATACAATCATTTGTGCCCAAATGACAAATTACCCAATCGGGACTTAATTTTATTTGTGCTGTTATTTTACGAAGTGCTTCTGTTGTAGTTTGTCCTGAAATCGCAGCATTAATTATACGAATATTGTCTTGTGGTCGTCTTTGATTTAAAAGATATTGCAAAATATAAACCCAGGAGTTTAAAGCATCTGCTGTACTTTCGCCAATTACTAAAACAGTCTGATTTTTCTTGAAAGGGAGCTTATCAATTTTAAATGTAAAGTCTGAATTTGTCAAAAGTTCTGATGCTGTATTTCGGGCCTGGTCGTCATAAACTTTTTTAGCTAATTGATATTCTTCTATTGACATACCGTATAGCTGTGCAATTTGCTCATCATTTAAATTTGGTAAAAAATTCAAGAACTTTTCCGGGTGCATATGAAGCAATATTTTGTCCGCGTATGCTATTTTTTTTGTTTCCATTTTTTTTGTTTCCATTTTATTAGTTGTTTTTTCTTGTGCGTTTACATTTCCTATACTATTTAAAAAAAGTAGCGTGAGAAATACTTTGTTTACTGTTTTCATAATAATTAAATAATTTTAGTTTGTAAATAATTCTAGTTTGTAATGCAAACCAAAAAAACAAAAAAATTAGAGATGTAAATACTTTTTTATTGTTTCTACATAATTTTCAAAGGCATTTTTCCCTGTTTTTGTCAGTTTACAAATTGTTTGCGGATAGTTTCCTTTAAATGTTTTTTCTACTTCAATATATTTTGCTTCATTTAGTTTCTTTATCTGATGACTTAAATTACCTTGTGTTGTTTTGGTTATTTCTTGCAGATAACCAAAATCAGCTTGTTTCATTTTTACTAGTGCTGAAACAATAGCCAAACGAACAGGTGCATTCAAAACAGGGTCTAGTTCCTCAAAAGTCTCTGCCATTCGATTATGATTTTGAATTTTTAAGTATGTATCCCGGAATTAAATAACCTACAATAATTGCAAAACCGTGAAGCAGAACTTTGAATTCGTCTGTAATAAAAACACAACAAATAGAGGCAATAAGAAAACAAACACCTCCAAATATCAACGGTTTAAATTTCATTACCATTCCGGAAACTGCTGTGCCAATTGCAGCTAATATCAATGTATAAGTAAAGGGTTCAATTTTTTGATATACACTTACAAATACTATGGCAATAAATCCAAAAGCCAAAACCATCCAAAGTTTTTTAAGGAAAAAATTCAAATGAGTTTCTGATGTTTTATTTCGGTTGTAATTAACTGTTATTATCAACGCAATAGCAACCAAAATAGGAAATGGCAAAAAATAGTATTTAAAGTCGGTTTTCGTTTGAATCAAAAAACGAAAAATACTTGCCGTAGCCAAAGTCCAACCCCAAAGCAAAAATATAAAGCTATGTGACTTGATGTTTTCTTTTGTTTGATTAATTACTTCTGTAATAAGTTTCAAACTCTGTTCTGGTGTTAATTTGATTTCTTTTTCCATAAAGAAGATATTAATTTACTTTGTAAATGTAAAGTAGTTTGCAATACAAACCAAATTTTATGGCTAAATTTTTAGAATTTAATTTTTAGCTCGTTTGTATGTGTGTTTTGGAATTTACTTTGATCAAATATTCTTTCTTTGGCAACTTCAATAACTTTAGATTAATAGCCTCTCTTTATTTTCTATTTAAAAATATTCATCTGCTCATCATAAACAGGACTTTGGATGTTTAAAAAATTCAAAACACTATGAAACACATGATTCTGCGATACTGTTTTAATGGCTTTGAGCTGTTTTGAATTATCAGATACCCAGACAATAAAAGGGATTTGGTATTGTTCTTTTGGCGCAAAACTTATTGGCACTCCATGCATATAGAGATTTTTTTCTCCTAAAGATTCCCCGTGATCTGAAACAAAAATCATGGCACTTTTATATTCTTTTAACTCCTTTAGGTCTTCAATTACTTTCGAGAGGATATAATCTGTGTAAACAATCGTATTATCATAAGCATTCACGAGCTCTTCCTGCGAACATTTTCCAAGTTCAACGCTGTTGCAAACTGGTTTAAAAGTCTCGAACGAAGGTGGATATTTCTTGCTATACGTAGGCCCGTGGCTTGTGCTCGTGTGCAGTATGATAAGTATTTTATTTTTTTTACTTGCCATAATCTGCTCTTTTAACCCCGTTAAAAGAACTTCGTCATAATTACATATCTCGCCTTTGCAGTCTTTCTTTAAAACATCCCTGTTTTGATATTTCTCAATATGTACCGGAGGTTCTCCCCAATTTGTTGTTCTCCAGACGACCTCTACATTATTCCTATAGAGATAGTTAGGTAGGATTTCATATAAATCATCAGAGTTTTTATGTTCCAATATGCATTTTACACCGGCTGTTGTATAGGTAGCACAGGAATTGGCATTAAAATGAAACAAATTTGATGTTTTGGAAAGCAGCGGGTTGGTGTTTTTCTTATAACCATACAGCGAAAAATTCTGACTTCTTGCCGATTCTCCAATCACTAAAACCACAACTGACTTCTGATTATCTTTTACGACAGCATTTGGCAGTAAAATTTCTTTTTCATTTTTCTTGTATTTATGGATATAAAAAAGTGAAGTATTTACCGAATAAGACCAAGGCATGGCAAGACCTCCCAACTGCTTTGAATTTTTATCGATCCATAACCAGTTGCTTGCATTGGCAAATATCAAAACGACAATAAATAATAAAGTCAGAGAAGAGAGCGTTAAGAATTTCTTCAGGGCAATATTTATCATATTGGCTTTAATGATATAAATACTCGGAAGAATACCAAAAAAGACCAGATATAGAATCAATTTGAAGGAGAAAAAACTGCTGGACTCTTCATAATTGGTGTTAAGCACGTTACCAATCATAGTTTCGTCTATTATAACACTGTAGGTATTCACAAAGTAAACAGCAACAGCATTAATCATAAAAAATAAAACCAATAAGAATTTTCCAAGATAACGCGACAGAGAAAATATCAGATAAAAAACAAAGGCATTTAAAACCAGCATGAGTATTACCAGACTGATAATCAAAACAACACCGTTCCAGCTTTTATAATCAACATGATTAAAAACATAAGTATAAAAAGGCAGATGAAAGAATATAAAATTCAAAAAACTCATCAGTAAAACAAAATGAGTTAATTTTATATTACTTTTTGGCATAAACGGCTGTAATTTCATATAGGGAAACGGTAGTAATTTTATAAAGTGAAATGACTAAACTAATGAATGCTAAATAAAAGATGATTAAATCTTCATTAATTATTTTGTTAATCAGGCAAATACTGCAAATAAGAAACAAAACAACAAATACTGGATAGTATTTTTTATTTTTAATCCAAGCGAAGATTCTATATTTTCGGCTTATAAAAATACCCAATAATCCCGACATATATCCAATAATTCCTCCTGTAATAACATCAAGAGGATAATGTGCTCCCACTCCCACTCTGGTAAAGGCAAGAAACAATCCTAAAATTACGATTGCAAAAGACCATAAAACTTTCATTTTGAGATTTTGAGGCATAAAAGCAAAAAGTAAAACTGTAAGCACTGTAAAAATTACAATCGAATGCCCTGATGGCAAACTATTGTGTCCGGACAATGTTTTGCCAACAATAAAAAAAGTCTCATTGTTAAACGCAGCAGCAGGTCTTGGTACTGAAAATAATTTTTTAAGCGAACAAGAAAACAAAAGAGAAACCAACAAACCAGAAATTAAAGCTTCCCAAAGTTTAGAAGCATACACAAATAAAACACTTAAAAATGATAAAAAAACAAGAGCGTCACCTATTTGAGTAAGATTATATTCAAAACTTGGATAATGTCCCAAATGATGATTAATAAAATAGAAACTGTCTTTTTGAATCTGTATATACTGCTTTTCATTTAAAGCATTTTGACTATACAAAAACAGAACAATAGTCGCCAGGAAAAATAGAGGCAGAAAAAATAAAAAAGGCTTAAGTCTTGAATAATTATTAATGATATATGTATTCATTGTATTTTCTGCATTATTTTTTTATCCTTTAATGGGTTCTCTAAAATTAACTGGTAAAAGTTGCGTTCTTCGATGAGACAAAAACGGGCAACGGAAAGACTTGAATTGTTCATGTTTTACTTTTTAAAAGGATAAAACAATTGATCAATTCTGAAGAAATTTAGAATTTCTGCGTGATTAGATTTTTTTTATCGTACAATTTCAATTTGTTAGAAAACATAATCCATTCATAGTATTAGCTTAACATATACTTAATTTACAGCACAATAGAACTGAAGATTATTCGCTTGTTTAACTAATTATATAATCATAATTCATCAGTTATATTTTTTGGGGAAATTATTAAAGTCCCGGTCACACAAATGCCACTAAGAGTTTTAATTGTAGCACAACAAGACATATTCTATGAAGGAGTTTTTTTTGAGATTTTTGATTGTGCTTAAAATCTATAAACTTGTAGCATGAAGATTTTAATTATAGGGAAAGAGCTCGAAATTACTCAGAGTATCAAAAAATTATTTTAGAACCAATAGAATCCAATATGGAACAGCCGAAACTTATGATTTGGCAATAAGCAAAATTGATTCCTATGATTACGACTGCATA
The sequence above is drawn from the Flavobacterium sp. N2038 genome and encodes:
- a CDS encoding amidohydrolase family protein codes for the protein MILIIYISPESKLTNSLYMNNIVRTFLTFFIVLSLHCSVVNGQETKQTKNALAFINATIYVSPTDPAILEGIVVIENDKIIAVGKKNKVKLPDNAKLIDCKGLTITAGFWNSHVHFTDPKIANAPSLSNSELSAYLEQFLIKYGFTYAFDIGSFPENTNNIRQRINSGSISGPLILTTGLPLTAEDGTPFYVKAMNIKLPELTSIDIAAKIVNQNIADGLDGIKIFAGSPMGPGKAEKMMPVEIAKAVINTAHKKGKLVFAHPSVNDGILVSLESGIDILAHTTPDGGLPWDNQMIQQMVKKNLYLIPTLKLWKWSLLNNNQSPQQIEDFVSIAIRQVKDFNEAGGNLLFGTDIGFMDDFDPTDEYVYLQKARLNFRQILAMLTTTPSEKYGFSKQYGRLAVGMTADMVVFKRNPELDIRTLSDVKYTVRKGEIIYTKTD
- a CDS encoding DUF1203 domain-containing protein → MKKFKIVPLSKEFVSAEIFETKSDVEYLHARNSEASCFICKIERV
- a CDS encoding SGNH/GDSL hydrolase family protein, producing MKTVNKVFLTLLFLNSIGNVNAQEKTTNKMETKKMETKKIAYADKILLHMHPEKFLNFLPNLNDEQIAQLYGMSIEEYQLAKKVYDDQARNTASELLTNSDFTFKIDKLPFKKNQTVLVIGESTADALNSWVYILQYLLNQRRPQDNIRIINAAISGQTTTEALRKITAQIKLSPDWVICHLGTNDCMRYGNQKTSVSLTETIANLNAIKEIINKDTKANIVWLTPASIDEKKAENFQPFKTQQLSVKNSDLNEISKYLKGQPEPVIDLTEEFGNPVNPEFVQYDGIHLTIEGQKAIVKSLINTLSNIK
- a CDS encoding winged helix-turn-helix domain-containing protein; this encodes MAETFEELDPVLNAPVRLAIVSALVKMKQADFGYLQEITKTTQGNLSHQIKKLNEAKYIEVEKTFKGNYPQTICKLTKTGKNAFENYVETIKKYLHL
- the eptA gene encoding phosphoethanolamine--lipid A transferase EptA, producing MPKSNIKLTHFVLLMSFLNFIFFHLPFYTYVFNHVDYKSWNGVVLIISLVILMLVLNAFVFYLIFSLSRYLGKFLLVLFFMINAVAVYFVNTYSVIIDETMIGNVLNTNYEESSSFFSFKLILYLVFFGILPSIYIIKANMINIALKKFLTLSSLTLLFIVVLIFANASNWLWIDKNSKQLGGLAMPWSYSVNTSLFYIHKYKKNEKEILLPNAVVKDNQKSVVVLVIGESARSQNFSLYGYKKNTNPLLSKTSNLFHFNANSCATYTTAGVKCILEHKNSDDLYEILPNYLYRNNVEVVWRTTNWGEPPVHIEKYQNRDVLKKDCKGEICNYDEVLLTGLKEQIMASKKNKILIILHTSTSHGPTYSKKYPPSFETFKPVCNSVELGKCSQEELVNAYDNTIVYTDYILSKVIEDLKELKEYKSAMIFVSDHGESLGEKNLYMHGVPISFAPKEQYQIPFIVWVSDNSKQLKAIKTVSQNHVFHSVLNFLNIQSPVYDEQMNIFK
- a CDS encoding phosphatase PAP2 family protein, with translation MNTYIINNYSRLKPFLFFLPLFFLATIVLFLYSQNALNEKQYIQIQKDSFYFINHHLGHYPSFEYNLTQIGDALVFLSFLSVLFVYASKLWEALISGLLVSLLFSCSLKKLFSVPRPAAAFNNETFFIVGKTLSGHNSLPSGHSIVIFTVLTVLLFAFMPQNLKMKVLWSFAIVILGLFLAFTRVGVGAHYPLDVITGGIIGYMSGLLGIFISRKYRIFAWIKNKKYYPVFVVLFLICSICLINKIINEDLIIFYLAFISLVISLYKITTVSLYEITAVYAKK